Proteins from one Sulfurovum sp. TSL1 genomic window:
- a CDS encoding CoA ester lyase produces the protein MIFENLETLPTTFGNKRKTPAVKRTYRSNMMLNPLNLKHLNRIDEHDADMITLNLEDAIAPSRKKEALHNIALFLSHMEHSDSFIIVRTNPLEEGGAEEITFLNNFGFDAVRVAKVKNQTEIAQTLSLLDADKELHISLETKEAFESLSKLRVDARLTTANLGILDLLTSLGLPQSLVTLENPTIDYILSKFLVDAKTAGIHPISFMFQEYNDTETFRAWCVREKMMGFETKACMGPKQVQIANEIFGTNRDEVERALHIKEAFETHAAQGINGFMDEKYGFIDEPIYRDSLLVLNNS, from the coding sequence ATGATATTTGAGAATTTAGAGACACTGCCTACAACGTTTGGCAATAAAAGAAAAACCCCTGCAGTAAAACGTACCTACCGTTCAAATATGATGCTCAATCCATTGAATCTCAAGCATTTAAACCGTATAGATGAGCATGATGCAGATATGATCACCCTGAACCTTGAAGATGCCATTGCACCCTCACGTAAAAAGGAGGCCCTGCATAACATCGCTCTTTTTCTTTCACACATGGAACACTCTGATTCTTTCATCATCGTACGTACCAACCCTTTAGAGGAAGGCGGTGCAGAAGAGATAACCTTTTTAAATAATTTCGGCTTTGATGCGGTGCGTGTGGCAAAAGTAAAAAACCAGACGGAGATCGCCCAGACACTTTCACTTCTCGATGCAGATAAAGAGCTGCATATCTCACTGGAGACAAAAGAGGCCTTTGAGAGCTTAAGCAAACTCCGGGTAGATGCACGCCTTACTACAGCGAATCTGGGTATCCTGGATCTGCTCACCTCTCTTGGTTTGCCCCAGTCTTTGGTTACATTGGAAAACCCTACCATAGACTACATTCTCTCCAAGTTTTTAGTAGATGCAAAAACAGCCGGCATACACCCTATCTCATTTATGTTCCAGGAGTACAATGACACGGAAACCTTCAGAGCATGGTGTGTGAGGGAAAAGATGATGGGGTTTGAAACCAAAGCATGTATGGGGCCCAAACAGGTGCAGATAGCCAATGAAATATTCGGTACGAATAGAGATGAAGTAGAAAGGGCTTTACATATCAAAGAGGCTTTTGAAACGCATGCTGCACAGGGTATCAATGGATTTATGGATGAGAAGTACGGATTCATAGATGAGCCCATCTATCGTGACAGCCTATTGGTTCTCAATAATAGTTAA
- a CDS encoding ATP-dependent RecD-like DNA helicase, producing the protein MSDKTEVLEALKHSNVFLTGGAGVGKSYITNEVITDYRQRGKQVVSLGSTGVSAVNIGGFTVHSFFVFGIANNFEELAAGDKRAKSRLSDLKKVLKATDLIIIDEISMVSTELMDMIAYRLNHYGYLGKVLFVGDFFQLPPVQKQQNRPDVFGEKLYAFESLAWERFDLTVIELTEMKRTTDAEFTHILSRVRKGQCDEEVIHYMTKLWNTEGMEKDPTYLFGRNLEVERTNRAKINELDTEETILFANIEMFGSVHEKKLAGWKNMLPISEHLTLKEGVPILFTVNKWGKFVNGERGILRKIEEDHLIVEKEDEFVRVERHDFDLVDMLVKDDGSVETMSLATLSQFPLKLAYAVTIHKSQGMSIDNLVCNVDNIFAPSQFYVAISRAINPKNLKIDFNRGDLTQYLKKVINVDDRVVEYYKNLL; encoded by the coding sequence TTGAGCGATAAAACAGAAGTGTTGGAAGCACTGAAACACTCTAATGTTTTCTTGACTGGTGGTGCCGGGGTAGGAAAAAGCTATATTACCAATGAGGTGATAACTGACTACCGTCAAAGAGGAAAGCAGGTGGTCTCTCTGGGGTCTACCGGAGTGAGTGCAGTGAACATCGGAGGTTTTACGGTACACAGTTTTTTTGTGTTCGGTATCGCAAACAATTTCGAGGAGTTGGCTGCGGGAGACAAACGTGCCAAGAGTCGACTTTCAGACCTGAAGAAGGTGCTGAAAGCCACAGACCTTATCATCATCGATGAAATTTCGATGGTGAGCACCGAGCTGATGGATATGATAGCCTACAGACTGAACCACTACGGTTATCTGGGGAAAGTACTGTTTGTAGGGGACTTTTTTCAGTTGCCGCCGGTGCAAAAACAGCAAAACAGACCTGATGTTTTTGGAGAAAAACTCTATGCCTTCGAGAGTTTGGCCTGGGAACGTTTTGATCTGACGGTCATTGAACTCACCGAGATGAAGAGAACAACGGATGCAGAGTTCACCCATATCCTCTCCAGGGTCCGCAAAGGGCAATGTGACGAGGAAGTCATTCATTACATGACAAAACTTTGGAACACGGAAGGGATGGAGAAAGACCCAACCTATCTTTTTGGACGTAACCTGGAAGTGGAGCGGACCAACAGGGCAAAGATCAATGAACTCGATACAGAAGAGACCATACTCTTTGCAAACATAGAAATGTTCGGTTCGGTCCATGAAAAGAAACTGGCAGGCTGGAAAAACATGCTGCCTATCTCCGAACATTTGACGCTCAAAGAGGGGGTTCCCATCCTTTTTACCGTGAACAAATGGGGGAAGTTTGTCAATGGAGAGAGAGGGATACTCAGAAAGATAGAAGAGGACCATCTCATTGTAGAAAAAGAGGATGAATTCGTTCGTGTCGAAAGACATGACTTTGATCTGGTCGATATGCTGGTAAAAGATGACGGTAGTGTTGAGACCATGTCTCTAGCCACACTTTCACAGTTTCCTCTGAAGCTGGCCTATGCCGTGACCATACACAAGTCTCAAGGCATGAGTATAGACAATCTTGTGTGTAACGTGGATAATATCTTCGCACCAAGCCAGTTCTATGTGGCTATATCGCGTGCGATCAACCCTAAAAATCTGAAAATAGATTTTAACAGGGGAGATCTGACACAGTATTTGAAAAAGGTCATCAATGTGGATGACAGAGTGGTGGAATATTATAAGAATCTACTTTAA
- a CDS encoding cytochrome ubiquinol oxidase subunit I, translated as MMEEHLVDWSRAQFALTAMYHWLFVPLTLGLSFIIAIMETIYVKTGSTVWKEITRFWMTLFAINFAIGLATGIIMEFEFGTNWSNYSWIVGDIFGAPLAVEGIMAFFMESTFFAIMFFGWNKVSQKMHLLSTWLVAIGSNLSALWILVANGWMQHPVGMKFNPDTARFEMESFFDVLFNPNAYSKFLHTIGSGYVLSALFVVGISAWYLLKNKEVIKAKKSMVVGATFGLITSIFLIFTGDEAAHQVALTQPSKLAAMEGLYDGHRRASIIAMGQLNHHKKIGDDQEEFFWSIEIPRALSLLGFHDVDAFVPGINELVYGDMDYHNIEPASQKIEKGKIAIAALKAYKKAKKEKDEAAAKKALLDFRANEKYFGYGYLKDPKDIIPPVALTFYSFHIMVGLGTWFLALFFFILYFSMVGKLDKQKLLLRSAVFSIPLGYIAGEMGWIVAEVGRQPWAIFEMLPVGMATSQISTTAVQTTFWLFALIFTGLLIAEIRIITKQIKIGMKGD; from the coding sequence ATAATGGAAGAACATTTAGTAGATTGGTCACGTGCGCAGTTTGCACTGACCGCAATGTACCATTGGTTATTTGTACCGCTTACCTTGGGACTCTCCTTTATCATCGCCATCATGGAGACGATCTATGTTAAAACAGGCAGCACAGTTTGGAAAGAGATCACCAGGTTTTGGATGACGCTTTTTGCGATCAACTTTGCTATAGGACTCGCAACAGGGATCATTATGGAGTTCGAATTTGGTACGAACTGGTCGAACTATTCATGGATCGTAGGTGACATTTTTGGTGCACCGCTTGCTGTAGAGGGTATCATGGCATTTTTTATGGAATCTACCTTCTTTGCGATCATGTTCTTTGGATGGAACAAAGTCAGTCAAAAAATGCACCTGCTGTCAACCTGGCTTGTTGCGATCGGCTCTAATCTGTCAGCGCTCTGGATCCTGGTTGCCAATGGATGGATGCAGCATCCTGTAGGTATGAAGTTCAACCCGGATACCGCACGATTTGAAATGGAAAGTTTTTTTGATGTCCTTTTCAACCCAAATGCCTACTCCAAATTTCTGCATACCATAGGCAGTGGCTATGTACTGAGTGCTCTGTTTGTGGTGGGGATCAGTGCCTGGTACCTTCTCAAGAACAAAGAGGTCATCAAAGCAAAAAAAAGTATGGTCGTGGGGGCGACATTTGGTCTTATCACCTCCATTTTTCTTATCTTCACAGGTGATGAGGCCGCACACCAGGTCGCACTCACACAACCTTCTAAACTTGCCGCTATGGAAGGCCTTTACGATGGACATAGACGTGCGAGTATCATTGCTATGGGACAACTGAACCACCACAAAAAAATTGGTGATGATCAGGAGGAGTTTTTTTGGAGTATTGAGATACCCAGAGCACTCTCATTGCTTGGATTTCATGATGTGGATGCTTTTGTTCCTGGTATCAATGAGCTGGTATATGGGGATATGGACTATCATAACATTGAACCTGCAAGCCAAAAGATAGAAAAAGGAAAAATCGCCATAGCAGCATTGAAAGCCTATAAAAAGGCCAAAAAAGAAAAAGATGAAGCAGCAGCCAAAAAAGCTTTATTGGACTTTAGAGCCAATGAAAAGTATTTTGGATACGGCTATTTAAAAGACCCCAAAGATATTATTCCACCTGTAGCATTGACCTTTTACAGTTTTCATATCATGGTCGGTCTAGGTACATGGTTTTTGGCACTCTTTTTCTTTATTCTTTACTTTAGTATGGTCGGGAAACTAGACAAACAAAAACTCTTGCTCAGATCAGCAGTATTTTCTATTCCGTTAGGATATATTGCCGGAGAGATGGGATGGATCGTTGCAGAGGTTGGAAGGCAGCCATGGGCGATCTTTGAAATGCTGCCTGTAGGCATGGCAACTTCACAGATAAGTACTACAGCCGTCCAAACAACCTTCTGGCTATTCGCTCTTATCTTTACAGGGTTACTCATCGCTGAGATACGCATCATCACAAAACAGATCAAAATCGGAATGAAAGGAGACTAA
- a CDS encoding host attachment protein codes for MLINDIVIVANLGGIKIYKANSRDLEAEAGLKPDSVKLDLVNNFDYIDPHLNIGEVVTDSAGQFKGVGSQNRGGVSAGGSTSLGEANHLEMHREEEAIEMLARNISEVIEENNPPKWYMALPQNIYGRVFDKISTRAKEKLEKSVKKDLVKIDKSELIEQF; via the coding sequence ATGTTAATAAATGATATAGTGATCGTAGCAAATCTAGGCGGGATTAAAATCTACAAAGCGAACTCTCGTGATCTAGAAGCAGAGGCAGGATTAAAGCCTGATAGTGTAAAGCTTGACCTTGTCAATAATTTTGATTATATTGACCCCCATTTAAATATTGGTGAAGTTGTTACAGATAGTGCAGGTCAATTTAAAGGCGTTGGTAGTCAAAACAGGGGCGGTGTTTCTGCGGGCGGAAGTACAAGTTTAGGTGAAGCGAACCATCTTGAAATGCACAGAGAAGAAGAGGCTATAGAAATGCTAGCTAGAAATATTTCTGAAGTGATAGAAGAGAATAATCCACCTAAATGGTACATGGCACTTCCTCAAAACATTTATGGCCGGGTATTTGATAAGATTTCGACCCGTGCGAAAGAAAAGTTAGAGAAAAGCGTAAAAAAAGATTTAGTAAAAATCGATAAAAGCGAACTGATAGAACAATTTTAG
- a CDS encoding M48 family metallopeptidase → MLKYLNGYDTQLKVQVQTLIDQDKLGEYLLSKYPKIHDYTTDKSLYSYVQELKNTHMRNASPLSKVLYDTKIRDIHAALGTHTFVSRVQGGKLKAKNEIRISHLFKKVPEAFLRMIVAHELAHLKEKEHNKAFYKLCTYIEPAYHQFELDLRLYLIYCDRSGELYV, encoded by the coding sequence ATGCTAAAATACCTTAATGGTTACGATACCCAGTTAAAAGTACAGGTGCAAACCCTCATAGATCAGGATAAACTTGGAGAGTATCTTCTCTCAAAATATCCCAAAATACATGACTATACTACCGATAAAAGTCTTTATAGCTATGTACAGGAACTCAAAAATACACACATGCGCAATGCTTCACCCCTCTCCAAAGTACTTTATGATACGAAAATACGCGATATCCACGCTGCCCTTGGAACACATACCTTTGTCTCTCGCGTACAAGGAGGAAAGCTTAAAGCCAAAAACGAGATACGTATCTCTCATCTGTTCAAAAAAGTACCTGAAGCCTTTTTACGGATGATAGTGGCTCATGAGTTGGCTCATCTCAAAGAAAAAGAACACAATAAAGCTTTCTATAAACTCTGCACCTATATAGAACCGGCATACCATCAATTTGAGTTGGATCTGCGGCTTTATCTGATCTATTGTGATAGATCTGGAGAGTTGTATGTTTGA
- a CDS encoding heat shock protein transcriptional repressor HspR, giving the protein MHSYDEPVYLISVVATMLDIHPQTLRQYEREGLVEPSRTQGRMRLYSQRDIERMKLILRLTRQMGVNLAGVDIVLQLKEQIDEMQKEIDQLREELSKANRHGSVHSSKALVTKSSYDIIIFED; this is encoded by the coding sequence ATGCATAGTTATGATGAACCCGTGTATCTGATCTCTGTGGTAGCTACGATGTTAGACATCCATCCCCAGACACTCAGGCAGTATGAACGTGAAGGTTTGGTCGAACCTTCACGTACTCAGGGACGCATGCGTCTTTATTCGCAACGAGACATTGAACGAATGAAACTCATTTTACGTTTAACACGTCAAATGGGAGTGAACCTTGCAGGGGTTGACATTGTACTTCAGCTTAAAGAACAGATAGATGAAATGCAAAAAGAGATAGACCAATTACGTGAAGAACTGAGTAAAGCAAACCGTCATGGTTCTGTACATTCAAGTAAGGCGCTGGTGACAAAAAGTTCTTATGATATTATCATTTTTGAGGATTAA
- the cydB gene encoding cytochrome d ubiquinol oxidase subunit II, whose amino-acid sequence MFETLSHLSLQQYWWFIVALLGGLFVFMMFVQGGQTLLNTLAKNESEKNVIIASLGRKWELTFTTLVMFGGALFAAFPLLYAVSFGGAYYVWMAILFCFIIQAVSYEYRKKPDNFLGQKTYEIFLYINGSIGIILIGIALATFYTGANFIRNDMNLSSWTNHTYGLEAVLNPFNVAFGLTVFFLARSQASLYFINNINEHNIVQRARKQLKTDALLFLVFFLAVAVTLMMISGIAYDQSGFKIVEHQFFLNLITSPILLGTLLLGVILVLYAFYITLFKDSTKGIWFSGAGTVLTVVTLLSLLGFNHTAIYPSLSDLESSLSIENSSGSHYTLTAMSYVSLMVPFVLGYIYLVWKSIDKEQITKEEIESDHHHY is encoded by the coding sequence ATGTTTGAAACTTTATCACATCTAAGTTTGCAGCAATACTGGTGGTTCATCGTGGCTTTACTCGGCGGGCTATTTGTCTTTATGATGTTCGTACAGGGCGGACAGACTCTTTTGAATACACTGGCAAAAAATGAGTCAGAAAAAAATGTCATCATCGCTTCCCTTGGACGTAAATGGGAACTTACCTTTACCACACTGGTCATGTTCGGAGGTGCACTCTTTGCCGCTTTTCCCCTGCTCTATGCCGTCAGTTTCGGTGGAGCCTACTATGTGTGGATGGCCATTCTTTTTTGCTTTATTATCCAGGCTGTCTCCTATGAATACCGTAAAAAACCTGATAATTTTTTAGGTCAAAAAACCTATGAAATCTTCTTATATATCAACGGTTCGATAGGTATCATCCTGATCGGTATTGCTTTGGCAACCTTTTATACCGGTGCCAATTTCATCAGAAATGACATGAACCTCTCGTCATGGACGAACCATACCTATGGCCTCGAAGCCGTACTAAATCCTTTTAATGTTGCTTTTGGTCTCACAGTATTCTTTCTTGCACGTTCACAAGCAAGTCTCTACTTCATCAACAACATCAATGAGCACAACATCGTACAAAGAGCCAGAAAACAGCTTAAAACAGATGCCCTGCTTTTTTTAGTATTCTTTTTGGCTGTAGCAGTCACATTGATGATGATCAGCGGTATTGCCTATGATCAAAGCGGCTTCAAAATCGTAGAACATCAATTTTTTCTAAATTTGATCACTTCTCCTATATTGTTGGGTACTCTACTTCTAGGAGTGATTTTGGTTCTTTATGCTTTTTACATCACGCTGTTTAAAGATTCTACCAAAGGTATATGGTTCAGCGGTGCGGGTACAGTACTGACAGTTGTCACTCTTTTGAGTCTTTTAGGTTTTAATCATACGGCGATCTATCCTTCTCTCAGTGACCTGGAGAGTTCATTGAGCATCGAGAACAGTTCAGGAAGCCATTATACACTGACTGCGATGAGTTATGTCTCATTGATGGTACCGTTTGTACTGGGCTATATCTATCTGGTCTGGAAGTCTATAGACAAAGAACAAATCACAAAAGAAGAGATCGAGTCCGATCATCATCATTATTAG
- a CDS encoding DUF4492 domain-containing protein yields MKKNILMGTTVMKIITILKQIPLFYIEGFKNMRVGKKLWLIIGIKFILFFVIMKLLFFPNILKENFSDDTQRAEYILNNLTQQGEE; encoded by the coding sequence ATGAAGAAAAACATTCTCATGGGAACCACGGTCATGAAGATCATCACCATACTTAAACAAATCCCTCTGTTTTATATAGAGGGATTTAAAAATATGCGCGTTGGCAAAAAACTCTGGCTGATCATCGGCATTAAGTTCATACTCTTTTTTGTTATTATGAAACTGTTATTTTTTCCCAATATACTTAAAGAGAACTTTTCAGATGATACACAAAGAGCAGAGTATATATTGAATAACCTCACTCAGCAAGGAGAAGAATAA
- a CDS encoding lytic transglycosylase domain-containing protein, with protein sequence MRFITLLLLTILLPYFLTANDDRPPVPYDFLAKKEVRSFVDMMVKKHHFTRSYMTAVLESAKLDRDTLARYTGKYKVGTTNGPWERYKAHVLDPITLDKAKQFKKRYYKTLLKASREYQVDMDYIVGFIGVESKYGEYSGDYNVLDALSTLAFHKNRMKKFFKSELEHLFLMAREQSYDITALKGSFAGAMGMVQQMPSVFRKYGMDYNRDGKKDPWDLEDAIGIIAKFMQKNGWKKNALVAVPTKFKGKRYTKLKTSHRRTLPLETILKYGITPLKRFNESKAYLLKNRNLTHDDIWLGAKNFRVLTRYNNSTSYGMAIHLIAQAVK encoded by the coding sequence TTGAGATTCATTACACTCTTATTACTCACTATACTTTTACCATATTTTCTTACTGCAAATGATGATCGTCCCCCTGTACCTTATGATTTTCTAGCGAAAAAAGAGGTCAGATCATTCGTCGATATGATGGTCAAAAAACATCATTTCACACGCAGCTATATGACTGCTGTGCTCGAAAGTGCGAAACTTGACCGTGACACTTTAGCCCGGTATACAGGAAAATATAAAGTGGGCACCACCAACGGTCCCTGGGAACGATACAAGGCACATGTGCTTGATCCCATCACGCTGGACAAAGCCAAACAGTTTAAAAAGAGATACTATAAAACACTGCTCAAGGCAAGTAGAGAATATCAGGTTGATATGGATTACATTGTGGGGTTTATCGGAGTGGAGAGCAAGTATGGAGAATACAGCGGAGACTACAATGTCCTGGATGCTTTGAGTACCCTTGCCTTTCATAAAAACCGTATGAAGAAATTTTTCAAGTCTGAGTTGGAACATCTCTTTTTAATGGCCAGGGAACAGAGCTATGATATCACTGCACTGAAGGGTTCTTTTGCCGGAGCCATGGGTATGGTACAACAAATGCCTTCTGTGTTCAGAAAGTATGGCATGGATTATAACCGTGACGGGAAAAAAGACCCATGGGATCTGGAAGATGCCATTGGGATCATTGCAAAATTCATGCAGAAGAACGGCTGGAAAAAAAATGCTCTGGTTGCTGTACCGACCAAATTTAAGGGGAAACGCTATACAAAGCTCAAAACAAGCCACAGACGAACCCTGCCATTAGAGACGATCTTGAAGTATGGTATCACCCCTCTAAAACGCTTTAATGAGTCAAAAGCCTATCTGCTTAAAAACCGTAACCTGACCCATGATGATATCTGGCTGGGCGCCAAAAACTTCCGTGTACTTACACGCTACAATAATTCAACCAGCTATGGTATGGCCATACACCTCATAGCCCAGGCGGTCAAGTAA
- the tsaA gene encoding tRNA (N6-threonylcarbamoyladenosine(37)-N6)-methyltransferase TrmO, translated as MNFELQQIATIHSPFCHLVNMPVQPKGARDIYATIVFKEAYIEGLKDLDGFSHVYLIYYFHKVKEPKLSVIPFNDNTHTPRGVFSTRTPMHPNSIGLSIVELVSVKDNIVTIKGVDILDDTPLLDIKPYIENFDKIEGEVKSGWMKSSENEVSQKRSDDRFVSQSNNLESLS; from the coding sequence ATGAATTTTGAACTACAACAAATTGCCACTATACATTCACCATTTTGTCATTTAGTCAATATGCCTGTACAACCTAAAGGTGCGAGGGACATCTATGCAACTATAGTATTCAAAGAAGCGTATATTGAAGGGCTGAAAGATCTGGATGGCTTTTCACATGTCTATCTTATATACTACTTTCATAAGGTTAAAGAGCCAAAACTCTCCGTGATACCTTTTAATGACAACACACATACGCCAAGAGGTGTATTTTCTACCAGAACACCCATGCATCCTAACAGTATAGGTCTCTCTATAGTAGAACTGGTTAGTGTGAAAGACAACATTGTCACCATTAAAGGTGTCGATATTTTAGATGATACACCACTTTTAGATATTAAACCTTACATTGAAAACTTTGACAAGATAGAAGGAGAAGTAAAGTCAGGATGGATGAAGTCTTCAGAAAATGAAGTCAGTCAAAAGAGATCTGATGACAGATTTGTCAGTCAATCCAATAATCTGGAGAGTTTATCCTAA
- a CDS encoding bifunctional diguanylate cyclase/phosphodiesterase encodes MKHQKYYTFLQKQILVMVGLSLIPGLVYVIVGWIFHIVTPALVWYGILLCSSLYGWTLYKEFATHKMDEDHLKKWYRKLTWFMYVIFSAWSLIFVMYVGYDEYHLHYIAIFTQLGAAVVASTLLISDKKLFVPILFTLMLPLTVYFALVDTWYGYILSVFSLIFLSVLLYASYNTNKLLQKNYSQAQLDVLTGLYNRRYFMEYMESLNERLAVNHKTACMFLIDLDHFKTINDSLGHDIGDKLLIEVSERLKLHAKDRHMVARLGGDEFILISKEINGDEFQRDPAYSFAEGLLNVIRKPYSIDGHHLHISASIGVHKIDPSFIYSRNFIREVDIAMYEAKAQGRDSVIVFNKDLAQRVERHLLIEQKLHYALKENKIDVFYQPQFDKDEKLVGCEALIRWIDDDLGVVEPEEFIRIAENTGLILEVGSYVLKETFESVNRWNREGKKLNSISVNVSMRQLLDDTFVNEVNNLKKIYFREQEDEQKISFEITEHVFAEDMKKVISMMDKLKKIGISFSIDDFGTGYSSLSYLKVLPIDEVKIDRSFVARLSDSKNDKKMISTIISIAKNFDLNIVAEGVETFEQLIFLSKIECDVFQGFYFEEALSKMAFEEKYIFT; translated from the coding sequence ATGAAGCATCAAAAATATTATACTTTTCTTCAAAAACAAATTCTTGTCATGGTCGGACTTTCTCTTATTCCCGGGCTTGTTTATGTCATTGTTGGCTGGATCTTTCATATTGTGACTCCTGCATTAGTATGGTATGGTATATTGTTATGTAGTTCATTATACGGGTGGACACTCTATAAAGAATTTGCTACACATAAAATGGATGAAGATCATTTAAAAAAATGGTATAGAAAACTTACATGGTTCATGTATGTCATTTTTTCTGCCTGGTCATTGATATTTGTAATGTATGTCGGATATGATGAATACCATTTGCATTATATAGCCATTTTTACACAGTTGGGTGCTGCTGTTGTAGCATCAACACTGCTCATCTCTGATAAAAAATTATTTGTTCCTATTTTATTCACTTTGATGTTGCCGTTGACCGTCTATTTTGCACTTGTTGATACATGGTATGGGTATATACTGTCCGTTTTTTCTCTGATATTTTTATCTGTGTTATTGTATGCTTCTTATAATACAAATAAATTACTTCAGAAGAATTATTCCCAAGCCCAACTTGACGTCTTGACAGGGCTCTATAACCGACGCTATTTTATGGAGTATATGGAGTCTTTGAATGAAAGATTGGCAGTGAATCATAAAACTGCATGTATGTTTCTGATAGATCTGGATCATTTTAAAACCATTAATGACTCTTTAGGACATGATATTGGGGATAAGTTATTGATAGAAGTATCCGAACGTCTTAAACTGCATGCAAAAGATAGACATATGGTGGCACGTTTAGGTGGTGACGAGTTTATCCTTATAAGCAAAGAGATAAATGGAGACGAGTTTCAAAGGGATCCTGCATATAGTTTTGCCGAAGGATTGCTCAATGTTATTCGAAAACCTTATAGTATTGATGGCCATCATCTTCATATCAGTGCAAGCATTGGTGTACATAAAATTGACCCTTCATTTATCTATAGTAGAAATTTTATTAGAGAAGTAGATATAGCGATGTATGAAGCAAAGGCCCAGGGACGAGATAGTGTAATAGTATTTAATAAAGATCTTGCCCAGAGGGTTGAAAGACATCTTCTGATAGAGCAGAAACTTCATTATGCGTTAAAAGAAAATAAAATAGATGTATTTTATCAGCCGCAGTTTGATAAAGATGAAAAACTTGTAGGTTGTGAAGCTCTCATAAGGTGGATTGATGATGACCTGGGTGTCGTTGAACCAGAAGAGTTTATACGCATAGCAGAAAATACGGGATTGATTTTAGAAGTCGGCAGCTATGTGCTAAAAGAAACATTTGAAAGTGTCAATAGATGGAATCGAGAGGGAAAGAAATTAAACTCTATTTCGGTGAATGTGAGTATGAGACAATTGTTAGATGATACATTTGTAAACGAAGTGAATAATTTAAAAAAAATCTATTTTCGGGAACAAGAGGATGAACAAAAAATATCTTTTGAGATCACAGAGCATGTATTTGCCGAAGATATGAAAAAAGTGATCAGTATGATGGATAAACTAAAAAAAATAGGTATTTCATTTTCCATTGATGATTTTGGTACAGGATACTCTTCACTCAGTTATTTAAAAGTATTGCCTATAGATGAAGTAAAAATAGATAGATCGTTCGTAGCACGCTTGAGTGACAGTAAAAATGATAAGAAAATGATCAGTACGATCATCTCTATAGCAAAGAATTTTGATCTGAATATTGTGGCTGAAGGCGTGGAAACATTTGAACAGCTTATCTTCTTGAGTAAAATAGAATGTGATGTTTTTCAGGGGTTTTATTTCGAAGAGGCACTCTCTAAAATGGCATTTGAGGAAAAATATATTTTTACTTGA